In Gadus chalcogrammus isolate NIFS_2021 chromosome 13, NIFS_Gcha_1.0, whole genome shotgun sequence, the genomic stretch ACTAATGTAAATCATCAGGATGCATTTTCAGGAGTGCCTTGTGGAAATTCACATgttgattttgatttattaACTTGGTACAGCTGGTATTTGTCTTTGAAAGAAAATGACTTGCGGTTAGATATCTTAGTTATGCATAGCTTTAGTTATGCGTTTAGTAATCTTCTGGAGGGAGCTGATGGGAAGAATCATGACAAAACATGGCTCACATCCTAGGGGATGTATCAGGGAACTTCTAACCTAATGTGTAGAAAAAAGGTCAAATGTTGTCAATAATAACCAAAGGCCAGCATTTGTCCTGCTTTGTAGCTCATAAAGTGAAAGGCCAAACTAAGAAAGTTAACGTGTTTTTCTCGGCCCAGGGTAGCTGGAATTTAAGATGTTTGGCCATCAGTTGAATGATGCCTTGCGGTTTGTGTGGGGAAGTCCTGTGTTTTCTGCTGTTACACTTCAACAGGTAGAGTGATAGTAGAAAACTGGTAGATAACAGTATACTACAGAGAACAGTTCCTTAACAGGTTGTTAACAGTGGACAAGATACACAAGAGAAAAGTAGCTTAACAGGTTTAATAGGGAGGTTGAAATATAACTAGTTACACTTAACGGGTAGTTTTACAGGGGACAAGTTACATGGAGAACTGTACCTTAACATCCATAACGTAGGACTAATTACACAGAACAGTACCTTAACGGGTAGTTGACTAATTAACCAGTACCTTAACGGGTAGTTGACTAATTAACCAGAGAACAGAACCTTAACAGGTAGTTAACACTGAACTAGTTACACAGAGGACAGTACCGTTGAACTTTGTAACTTTGTAAccgttcttctgacaaatgtaattattgtaagtcaccttggataaaagcgtcaaatGTACTGAATGTATATGTAAATGGTGCTTCTGGCAGTATTGGTTTCTCAAGTACAATTTGAGAGGGAGATGCATGCAACTCAAAACCACGGCCTTGCATCGTTCTCCTCTGTGCCAGTTtccacagcaacacaacaataatgatgataataaaaacaataacatcattatgaataataatgatTGTAATCATAAATTATACATTGATAACACAATTTATTGATGGCCATATTTGGGCAGTTAATGCGTGTATTCACTGCATAAGTCTTTGATAGGGATGGCTAATCCATGATTGACAGGTGAAACCCGGTTAAAGGCTTTTATTAATTCATAAGCTTATTCTAGAAACGACCTGCTGCACATAAATCCAATACACATTGATGCATCccacaagaaaaaaaacataaactgaAAATACATTTGCCCTTTAAACCCATCACACATGCAGACCGGGAACAAATCAGAAGATATTTcgatatcttttcaattgtacATCGTACAACTTTATTCACAAGAAAGATAATTGGAACACATACATTGTTCGGTAACCAACCAAAGAATCACCCTCCCCAAAAAGGCTCTAAAACGGCGTTGACTTACTTTCCAGATGTAGGGTCCTTTAGCCCGTCCTCAGCCTTCCGTCTGCGTCCTGTCTCTGCTCGGGATGTCCCAGCGAACCCCCCTTTTTGTACGGTGATTAAAAGGCGGTTAAATGCGCTCGGTAAAAAACCCATTTATCTCAAGGCGCGGTAGGTTGGTTCTCCTTACTTCCTGTCCTCACCACACGTATCATTTGGCAGTTGCTATACGACAGGGATTACAACCCGCACACCCTACACCCCCTGTGAGGTCCATTAAAGTATTTCCACGTTTTGTGGAGATGTATACTCTTGTCTCTAGGTGTTAAAAGACTACCGGCAAAGCATCACCTTACTCCACTCCATACAAGTACATTTGATTCTAACGACTATTCTTCAACCATTTCCAACAACAGTTAAATCGAGTGGAACATGACATCATCTCTGATGATGGAGAAGCACCATCTCTAATCGTTCGAGGTGTCTGGGTGGCCTTCTCTGGGCGCGCGATGCTCGATTCTTTGCGGTAACACGATCACGCTAGCAATGACTTTATTGGCCTGTGAAGATCAACATGAGACGTTTTATTTGGTAAAACAATCCCTGGTTGATAATACAAGGCCAGGGGTTTGAAATACGGGCTCAGCCTCAAATCCATGCAGACATTCTGCCATGAATGACACTCCAAAGCGAATCAGTCATTTCAGTGAGTCGGTCACTGGTGTGTTTGATAGGACTTGTATAGAGTAAGAGTTGCATATTGTGAGTTCAGCCTTGGTCCCCATTCAATGAAAGCTTTGTGGCTTATTATGGTGGGCTTTGGGCGTCATGGCATGCCCTGAAAGTTTGAATAGGGGCCATGCTGCTCTCGTAAATGCCCTCGAAGCTGTTGCATTAAAGTGAGGAGAGCAAAGGGGGCACGCCATGAGCAAAAACATCaacatgacctttgacccgagACGCAATATACAGGAGGCAGACGTTTTATGGAACGTTAACACCCAAGGGAATTATTCCAATATACTCAGCGCTGCCTCTACCTCGTGTCAATCATCATGGTCAGACAGAGGGCTTTTCAGGGCGATCCGAAGACACGTCCAGAAGACACCTGTCCAGATAGCTTAGCGGCGGTCATCTGGGTTGACTGGGTTCGTTCACtttatttaactttattttatacGTTAAATGTGTATTCCTTTTCATTAAATGCATTGAGATTATCCGTGTGGAACGTGGGTGCATTGGAAACATGTATTCTTCTGGTTCTGTTGCATAAGATGAAACATGGACTGATTCTATATTTGCCGCCCACCATCTCCTCATAGACttagacatttattttttatcggtGGAGCTTGAATAGATATATTTGGAAAACCAATGAAATGTACACTTGGCTCACAAGGTTTGGGGATTTGGTGCGTGCCTGGTAACGCGAGCTTCGTAATGAACGCTGGCCGATGCTGGAAAGGCACTGAGTCAAGACCTAGCTATGGTCCGGTCACACAAAAACAATGCAGCACATCCAGATCTGAAATGTCACGCGCTAACTAAGGATGAGTAATGCTAAATGACTGAAGGCGTGAAAGAAACACAGCGGGAAAATTAGATGTCAATTTGTTGATTTATTGCAGTTCCCAAGGCTTTAAACAAACCAATTTTTCTGAGTATTAAACACAATCGAGAACAGTTAACGTACGTTTTGGTGCATATCTATGAAACAATTAAAGTTTTGAATTCATTCAGACGTATTGGTTTATATTACATTGAACAGTAAGTAAGCAGCAGGGGAAAGTCGATGGTTGGGTTCACAGGTACCTCATAAGACAAACACTACTGCACAGTATATGACAACATGAGCAATAACTTAATAATCTGCCACCCCCAGGTTCAGTCGACGGTTCATTCTGTGAAGAAAAAAGCACAGGGAAAAATAAGGTTGATGAATATAAATTGCATACATATACAATTCAGATCCGTATgaaattacatttatatttagggcattaagcagacgctttaatttttacttaaaattacaaagtacatttgtcagaagaaggagaaacgatACATCGCTGTCGGAAGTTAGAACAGTAAGGATGTACATAGAACTGAGTGccgagcactaacaatcgctaggttaacccattccccgtatactaCACAAATAGCTTGGATAAGATgctgctacacaatgctaagcactattttgaagtgcaaggacgtacaacattaAAGCCAAACCTTTAACCACCAGTTTGGTGGTGCACTGAGCGTGGCCGAGGGGGTTTTCTGCCACGATCTTATACTCCCCTCCGTCCTGGGACCCCACCCGCAGGATGTACAGGGAGCACACGCCGAACGCGTTGGTGATGTAGTAGTGGTCGTCCGAGTTGATGCACACGTTGTCGAGGAACCAGGCGACGGAGGGCGCGGGGCAGCCCCGCACGGCGCACGTCATGTAGAGCTGGTAGCCCTTCGGCGGGCAGTGGACCTTCAGGGGGACCAGGATGGACGGAGGCCTCTCGAAGTTCACCTCCATGGAGCCGCAGCCGTTGGGCGCCAGGGGAACTGAAaggagcggggaggaggagacatggatcACTTATTGAGGTTGTGCATCCTGCAACTGAATGTACACACtagttgtatgttgtacgtcctggcacataATGAATGCActaattgtatgttgtacgcccttgcatttaaaaatagtacttggcatCGTGTAGCGTTTTATCCGATAGCTATATTTGCTGTATATGGGGAATtgattaacctagcgattgttagtgctctgcacatggttctatgaacctccttactgtaccgacagcggcatattgtttctccttcttctgacaaatgtgcttattgtaagtcgctttggataaaagcatctgataaatgccctaaatggaaATGTAGAGAAACTTGAAGCTAGGGCTGCTCCCTCGAAGCTCACCCCGTTCCACCTCCCGTAATGGAAATATCTTCAGCCTCTGCCTCAGATCACATTTTGTTATCTCACCAATTTAGATGCATTTTGTTGAACTGTACTGGCTCTGATGTAACATTTATGTACttccaaaaacaaaaataatacactAACCTTGCCGCCCTCCTTTTCTGATTCCTCATAGCAACTCTGCTCTTCGTTCAGCGTTTTTTCTAAAAACTAGTTTGCAGCGGCTCCAATCTTGATTATGTGCTTTGATCGTTCTCTGCATAACTTAACCCTAACATCTAAAGTTaaaatcaaatatttatttgaatgttttgCTGTGTTGAATGGGTCGGCTATGcggaggaggtagagcgggctgACTTATAACCGGAAGGttggttgctagttcaatccccagcttcTCCTTGCTGTGGGTGTCGAGTCGTCCCTGAGCAAAACACctgaccctaactgctcccgacgagctggttgTCTCCTTGCATGGtggacaccgccgtcggtgtgtgaatgtgtgtatgagctgtcgctttgcataaaagcatctgctaaattccctaaatgtaagaaaacaaaaatgtaaatgtgttgtgCTTTAGGTTCAAtctaatacccccccccctgtttcaGCGAACCCCAAAAACAAACACCAACCCTCACCTCTGTCTCCGTTCACGCCCCACGTTGGCGAATCCGACGGGTCCGACAGGCCCATGTCGTTCTTGGCAAAGACCCGGAAGTGGTACTCTCTCCCGGGCTGAATGTTGACGGCGGTGTACGTGTGGCTGAAGAGGCGGTCCGCTATGTTCTTCCACACCCTGGTGCCGGACTCGTGCTCTGCCACCACGTAGTACAGCCGGTCGTCCAGCTCCTCGTCAGGGGACGGGCTCCAGGAGAGGAGCACCCGGCCCTGGACGGTCTGCTCGATGGCCACCGGCCCCGGGCTCTTGGGCTGGTCTGGGTGAGACGGATAATGAGGGAGATATCGAGCGCTTTcttgattgattgattcattCCTGGGCGTGAAGGTCGGGTCTGAACATTGATTTAGTTGACTACTACTTCTGCTCACCGTAGTGTGTTCAGTTATTTATTCTATGGGTGAGTTTGAGGCGAAGAGTGGCCTGTCATCTTTAATCTTAAATGTATTTGATGCTTCTTCCTTTCATGCAAAGGCAGGCCATTATTTCCGATTGTATGCGTTTGACTATTTCTCTTTCGACGATAACAACCTTGTGTGTACACCTGATCTACTTCTATAACCGGTATCTTTTATGAAGTCAAATTCCAACTTTCCTGTTTTCCattcttaaaggttgggtatggaattctaaTTTTTGgccaatttttgcaaaattacttgaaatccttatcataacccacttacagccactgagttagaagtactgacatgaaaattaaacaagtcaatcatctgtggaacgggcagggctcgaaaaactcccgccaatgatttccagacccaccgagtggcattggacagtaagtacgtcatcaaacggtcgtactgcactccccctcccctgcgcgaccccttcgtgcacgtactcaaagctcgtgacccagagcaagcttctgtttgttgttatcctgcggtagctactggagctagctaactagctaatggctcgctctcggcgcatctgtgttcgctcgtgcatgattgcgcgtccatgtacttggaatgggtggagtcagcgttgaaggagagggggtaggaccatttgagttgtgtgttttcaaaatctgctggtgtttcgcaaatcccatacccaaccttaaAATAGGGACCGCAGCCTTCAGACTTAGTGAAGGGCTCCCTTGTGGGCTCCAGATATCTACCAAATATCAAAATTTCCTCTGCTTGGGTCACGCAAAGCAATCCTGGGGtagatgtgtgtttctgtccttACCTGTGACTCTGACCTCCACGTCAAACATAGCATCCCCCACTGAGTTCTTGGCTATGATGGTATAGATGGCTGAGTCGCTGCGTTTCGACGAGGGAATCACCAGCGTGGACGTTCCTTCGGTGTTGACGACGTTAACCCAGGGAGAAATCTTCTCGTTGTCCCTCAACCAGGTGATCTCCGGAGGAGGTTCACCCTGTAGAATAGAAAcggaaggagatggagaataTGAGACTAGAAATTCAAACACACGAGTAAAGTTGTTTCTCGTTCTTCAGACAAacatacttattgtaagtcgcttcgtATAAAAAGCGTTGATTTATTAGAATAACATGTGCAGCCTTATCCTAACTCCCCTTTTTTGTAGTTTAAAGCAAAGTTAAAATCGAAACTTGTTATCGGTAAAACCTTTGAATATCATTTCAGTAGAAGTATTCCATACCATACCTCGTAATTGACTTTCACTCGCACAGAATTCCCGGCTCGGACCACGATGAAGTCCTCGGGGTCTTTAAAGCGAGGCCTCACTAGATAAATCCAAATCCAAACAAACAACCTTTTAAAACAAAACGTCAACCGGTGGGGAATCGTTGGCGTTTATTCAGGCTGATGCCTTCCAGCCCACTTGAACGCTGGTGTGAACTTACTATTGGGATTCTTGGCACACACCATCGCAGAAGGGGGGCTCGGATCTCCGGCCCCGGACTCATTAATGGCTGCCACTCTGAACTCGTACTCGGCCCCCTCCGTGACATCCTTAACCGCGTAGCTAAGAGCTGACCACGGAGGGCATGGTtggggaagaaaaaaagataaatatacTTTACACAAccgcaagaaaaaaaaacaatcttcCTAGAGCtgtcttttaaaaaatgtaagctAAACTGAACCAAAATAGTTCATCAGTTTTTCAGCCAATGGACTCGGAGGTAGCCAAGCCCTTCGGCCGACGAACCTTCGATAGGCTCGTTAAGGGGGTTCAGGACGACCCACGAGTGCGTGTCCTTCTTGCGTTTCTCCAGCTGGTAGCCGATGATTGGCACCCCCCGGTCGTTCTCCGGGGGCGTCCAGGTCAGGGTGATGCAGGTCTTGGAGGCACTGACCACGgtgggggcccccgggggccctgATAAGACTGGAGGAGCGATGGGATAATGATCATGAAAATTAGACTGATTTCAATATTCCAGCTCTGGATTATGCATGCGAGTATGTAgtggtaaaaaaagaaaaaaggcatTCAGCCCGATGTAGTATccaatgtttttttagttttggaGCCAGGACATGAATACGTCTTAGGCATGTCCGTAGACAGCTATGAGGTTTGGACCTCGGTAACCTTTCTAGAGCTAGAAATATAATTAGAAACTGAATACAACTGTACACGAAATCAGTGGTTGAGTACACTCAACCACTcaaccccccgccctccccccctccccccaaacaaAACTAAACCCCCAAACCTGAAGCCTCAATTCCTTCTGGACCGACCGCAGGGTTCCAGCCGGTTAACTCCATGAAGATTCCTAACCAGTCGTCGCCGTCTCCACCTGTGTCTACTCACTCAGCACGCCGGCCATGATGCTGTCTGTGGTCTCCAGGGCGTCGCTCTGCCCCTGAGGGTTCTGGGCGAAGATCCTGTAGTTGTATCTCTTGCCGTGGACCACGTTGCGGTCCCGGTAGGCCGTCTTGTCGGCGGAGACGTCCCCTTGCACGGCCCACAGGCCCTGGCCCGCCTGCTGCCGCTCGATGATGTAGTTGGTGACGGCCGAGCCGCCGTCGTCGGTGGGCGGCTTCCAGGCGATCTCGATCAGAGACGAAGTGGTCTCCACCAGTTCCACCGGGCCGTCCGGGGGGCCGGGCCGGTCTGTGGGGAGGAGAACGCCGTGTTTATGATCCTGATAGGTTAAACATGAGTGCAATGCAAATGGTGCCTAGACTCTGCGTAGCCTCCCGCCTTATCCCCCCCACAACCCTCTTACGtacttgttgtatgttgtacgtccttgcacaaATAGCcctttgtgtagcatcttatcctggctatcttgttgtatacagggaatgggttaacctagcgattgttagtacttggcacttggttctatggacatccttactgtaccaacagcgatatgttgttgtttctctttgtcctgacaaatggacttattgtaagtcgctttgggtacAATTTTCTGCTAAATCTTCATGTAAAAGTGCCACGTCTCAAATTGTCTGTCGATTTACTTGGCCTCCGACGGGGCAGTACCTAAAACAATCAGGTTGGATTTGGCCTCCACGGCCCCGAAGGGGTTCTGCAGTTGGATGGTGATGCCGCTGGTGTCGCTCCTCAGGCAGTCTCTGAGCAACAGGCGGCTGTGGTTGGACTCCTTCACGATCTTGGACCCGGCTCCGTCCTTCAACTCCACGCCGTCCTTAAACCACCTAACCACCAGGCCATCCTGGGGCGGGTAGGGCATCTTGAAGGCGGCGTTCTGCCCCACGCGGATGATGACGGGCCTGGAGAACTTATGGAGATCGTCGGGGTCAAACACGGGCACGTCTGTCAGGGACACAGAGCATAGGGTGGTGACTACATCGCCAGTCGCTTGGTGTGTTTGGCGGGGATTTTAAGTGAAGCTGTACCTCCGACAGTGAGCTTTCCCTTCGTGCTGTGCTCTCCGGCGACGAAGCTGTACATCGCGGTGTCGTCGTCGCCGCACTTCAGGACTGTCAGTTTATGACAGAGTCCGTCTTGGCTGATGCGGTATCCTCTAGATTTGGCAGTCAACTTGTGCAATGAGAAAAAAGGTGAGAGTCTATTAGATGGATGTGTCAACACCAGCCAGAGGCATACCATGTGGGTGGAAAGTTCAGGTGTACCTGCTCTCCATCTTTGAACCAGGTTCCGTCACACACCGTAAGCGTGTTAACGATAAACTCTGTCTGCTTGTCACGGAGGGCATAAATATCTCCAAGTCCACTCTTTATCCCAGTCTCTACAGTAACTGTAGATAAAAGTGAAGTTAGTAAGAAGTTCATGTTTTATAACGAGCACTGTACAAATAGGGTTTTAGATTGTGATCTATTACATTGATCACAATCGTCTGGTACAATGATATTTTCTACAAAATGTTGAATCGCAAGCAAGCACAAGCATCAAGCTTACAGGTTTACACTGGAAATACATCGGAACACAAGGTCCTTCGGAGAATACATCAGACTTTTGTACTGTCCGATGTATTGGAGTTCTGTCCGATGTTCCAGGGATGACGCCACAAagccaaaagttttgttttgcgACGGTATTAAATTAGAGGTTAAAACAGCCACAaaacaagttttgatttgaggCTGTATTAAATCAGAGGTTAATAAGGGGGAAGTTATTAGCCATATTTTAATTCTAAAAGGAAAAGAGAACAattaatatgattattattatttattttttagtacTTTTAGCCCTCAGGAAATACATCGGTAAACAAGGTCTTTCGGAGATTACATCAGACTACTGTCTGATTGTATCAGACTACTGTCTGAATTCCGATTTAACTGAGTTCTATCCGATGTACCAAGCATGAAgccaaaaaatataaatgtttttgttttgtgggGGTATTAAATCAGAGGTTAATACagccacaaaacaaaaaagttaaCATTTCTTaagtattttaaagtattaAATCAGAGGTTAATAAGGGGGAAGTTATTAGCCATATTTATATTCTAAAAGCAAAAGACAACTGAattatatgattattattttttagtatTTTTGTTTGATAAACCTGGAAAAGCACAACTTTTAGTATTACAGTATTCATGTGGCTCCGTCTTACCAGCCTTACTGGTACCTGAATGAGTAATGCCTTGCTCAAGCATTTCCCCACCAGCTCGCCCGTCTGTGAATCCTACCGGTGGACAACAAGTCATGGGCCACACTGCCTTGGATATTCAACTATAAATAAATACTTAATCCATATTTGAGTCGGCCAAAGTCTAATCCAATTCCTTGAGGGTTCTCTCTACCCCTAACTGCATCAAATCCAACCGGACCCGATTCACATAGCCATTGAGaccaaataaatatttattctttttatttatttacttacttAAAATCTATTTCTACTAATAAACATTATGATACATGAAGAACTGTCTAGATGGCTGGCATGTGAAGGATTTGAAGAATGCTGTTATTGACATAATAgaaaaatgacaataaatatcAGTCAGAATGTGTTGAAATTGAAATTGTAAATCCCAtttacatcatatatatatatatatatatacgcaaaccaattttaaaggCGTTAATTTCTTCATCAcacgattaacgcaattcttttattaaaaaaagaatgatgaagattaaaatgagaacaattaatgggacaaagaaatcaagggatatttagcatagaaaaaacatttgtgattaatcgcgattaattattttaatcgcttgacagcactaatatatatatatatatatatatatatatatatatatgtatatgtgtatatatatatatatgtatatgtgtatatatatatatatgtatatgtatatatatatatgtatatgtatagatataagtatatatatatgtatatgtatatatatatatatatatatatatatatatatatatatatatatatatatatatatatatatatatatatatatatatatatatatatatatatatatatatatataaacataaactATGTAACATGAGGGCTTAACCTGTCCAACCAACAGGGCGTTGTTCACACTCCTTTGATAAGACCACCTGGCGGTACATTTCAACCCCTCATGGCCTGTTCTGTAATTGTCTAATACCATGGTCTCACAGGGTCTAATCTCATGGCCTTTTCTCACGGTTTAATACCATGTTCTAAGAGGGCCTTTTCTCATGGTCTGTTCTCACGGTCTGATACCATGGTTTCCCGGGGTCTATTCTCATGGCCTGTTCTCAGTCTGATATCATGGTCTGTTCTCAGTCTGATATCATGGTTCCACAGTATCCATTCTCCTGGTCTGTTCTCGTTGTCTGTTCTCGGTCTGATATCATGTTCTGTTCTCAGTCTGATATCATGGTCTGTTCTCAGTCTATCATGGTCTGTTCTCAGTCTGATATCATGGTCTAACAGGGTCTGTTCTCATGGTCTGTGTTCATGGTCTGATATCATGGTCTCACACTATCCATACTCATGGCTTGTTCTCATGGCCTGTCCTCATGGTCTCATAGGGTCTACCACCACAGCCTTCGCTCTTACCTGGAACAGCTTCCACAGGTGGAGGTTCGGCGGCCGCGGTGACAGCAGCCTCCACGGCCTCCTTTACCTTGGCGGCCTTTATCTCGGTGATCTCCTCCCTGACTTTGACCAGcttctcctgctgctgctgggcgaTCTGGGCCAGGTTCGCCCCCGAGCCCCCGGCCCGGGTGGTCTTCCTCTCCGCCGGCTTGCCCTTCTTCGCGTCTTTGTCAGCTGTCAAAAGAATCAAGGGTGTCGGATAGGTGCGGATCGAGAATCATCAACCACCAGTGCATCGTTACATCGTTACATCATTACGTCCATTGTGTGCGAGGCCGTAGCCAGGGTTTAGAAATCAGTGAGGTCCagaattgttgtttttctttaaatGGAGCTTATTTACTGCACTTTTGGACGAGCCGAACTCGTCCCAAAGAgccacccacaaacacaacccgAGCTATACACTACACACAAACTCTTTATCTATAATTAAATAGACACAGGGGGACTTTATTATAGTGGGGgggatattattatattttgtgtgtgcataatgtTAATGTATTCAACTCCAGATTATACTGTTATGCAGCGCCGGTTAgtttatatttctatatatatatatacatgtaaaaTTTGaagaaatgtatatatatatttgaaaaaaaaaaaaatatatatatatattttctttttagtAAATTATTACCGAGGTCCGGACCTCAATGACCTTATAGCCGGCTACGGCCATGAGGGCTATCGGTTGTATCAGTGTTTACAGGGCTAACAGTTCCTCTGTAGGAAACAGGATCATACGTACGTTCGACGAGGAGCCAGGCGTTGCAGGACTTGATGCCGGCCCAGGCGGAGTAGATGCCCTTGTCCACCACCATACAGTCCTTCACCACTAGGCGGTGGATCAGCTTGTCCTCCGACACCTCAATGTCGTACTTGTCGCCCATCTCCAGCGGCTGGTTTTTCCCGAACCACAAGATCTTGGAGAAGGGGTTGGACAGGACGGCCTCGAACACGGCGTCCTGCCGCTCGGTCGCCGTCACTTCCTGTATTTTCACCAAGAACTCGATCGGTGGGACTGTAGAGTTGAAAAATAGTTTCCGAGTCAACATTTGAATTACAATCTCAAGTGTATATGTGCAACAATATTTGTATATGATACCTAaaatatcgttagcctcatagcatatcAGTCCTATTTTTGCCAAATTATGATATCTAGCCAAACTCTACTCTCCTAACGCTGCCGATATACTGTTCCTCATTGAAtatatcccaagccaatcagagtgcttttaaCGTTACATAATCAGTCTCTGCCTCAGTCAACTATTTGACTTGGGCATTTTTTACGCTAAAGACAAGATGAACCTTCCAATGTGACTTAGCATAGCAATTATGTTATGAGACCAACGATATTGAACATCACTCATTTGTCGTTGCGACGTGTTTTGTGGACGCCCGTTTGATCCGTACTTTTAAACTCGGTGGAGAAGACGTTGACTCCCTCCACGTCGATCTGGTACAGCCCGGCGTCGTCCGGCATGAGGTCCTTGATGCTGAAGATGTACTTCTTGCCTGTCAGATTCAGAGTGTGCTTCATCTTGTCTCCCAGCTCCTTGGTGTAGGGAACCAT encodes the following:
- the igfn1.4 gene encoding immunoglobulin-like and fibronectin type III domain-containing protein 1 isoform X2 — encoded protein: MMKKSQEAIGTATGQVGIKKKSRVPGVMITQYVETIPEGQNHPDFTRKPIALTIQEGKFAFFKAIVNGEPKPTVTWSRNNGDVSDPARYQTKYDPVTDEHTFEMVNVSPDQADTYKCFAVNEHGRAVVTVVLNVIEVGFNKNKAKPAAAPVENFSTVLKRKSKVRPKKEAVERKEGEIDPKFWELLLSANKKDYDRICAEFGITDFRWMLKKLNEMKKERKEEQAEFVKSISNLKPIEVAGDGTASLEIDLDLIEPSSRIFLYKDGQMVPYTKELGDKMKHTLNLTGKKYIFSIKDLMPDDAGLYQIDVEGVNVFSTEFKIPPIEFLVKIQEVTATERQDAVFEAVLSNPFSKILWFGKNQPLEMGDKYDIEVSEDKLIHRLVVKDCMVVDKGIYSAWAGIKSCNAWLLVEPDKDAKKGKPAERKTTRAGGSGANLAQIAQQQQEKLVKVREEITEIKAAKVKEAVEAAVTAAAEPPPVEAVPGFTDGRAGGEMLEQGITHSVTVETGIKSGLGDIYALRDKQTEFIVNTLTVCDGTWFKDGEQLTAKSRGYRISQDGLCHKLTVLKCGDDDTAMYSFVAGEHSTKGKLTVGDVPVFDPDDLHKFSRPVIIRVGQNAAFKMPYPPQDGLVVRWFKDGVELKDGAGSKIVKESNHSRLLLRDCLRSDTSGITIQLQNPFGAVEAKSNLIVLDRPGPPDGPVELVETTSSLIEIAWKPPTDDGGSAVTNYIIERQQAGQGLWAVQGDVSADKTAYRDRNVVHGKRYNYRIFAQNPQGQSDALETTDSIMAGVLILSGPPGAPTVVSASKTCITLTWTPPENDRGVPIIGYQLEKRKKDTHSWVVLNPLNEPIEALSYAVKDVTEGAEYEFRVAAINESGAGDPSPPSAMVCAKNPNMRPRFKDPEDFIVVRAGNSVRVKVNYEGEPPPEITWLRDNEKISPWVNVVNTEGTSTLVIPSSKRSDSAIYTIIAKNSVGDAMFDVEVRVTDQPKSPGPVAIEQTVQGRVLLSWSPSPDEELDDRLYYVVAEHESGTRVWKNIADRLFSHTYTAVNIQPGREYHFRVFAKNDMGLSDPSDSPTWGVNGDRVPLAPNGCGSMEVNFERPPSILVPLKVHCPPKGYQLYMTCAVRGCPAPSVAWFLDNVCINSDDHYYITNAFGVCSLYILRVGSQDGGEYKIVAENPLGHAQCTTKLVVKE
- the igfn1.4 gene encoding immunoglobulin-like and fibronectin type III domain-containing protein 1 isoform X1, whose product is MMKKSQEAIGTATGQVGIKKKSRVPGVMITQYVETIPEGQNHPDFTRKPIALTIQEGKFAFFKAIVNGEPKPTVTWSRNNGDVSDPARYQTKYDPVTDEHTFEMVNVSPDQADTYKCFAVNEHGRAVVTVVLNVIEVGFNKNKAKPAAAPVENFSTVLKRKSKVRPKKEAVERKEGEIDPKFWELLLSANKKDYDRICAEFGITDFRWMLKKLNEMKKERKEEQAEFVKSISNLKPIEVAGDGTASLEIDLDLIEPSSRIFLYKDGQMVPYTKELGDKMKHTLNLTGKKYIFSIKDLMPDDAGLYQIDVEGVNVFSTEFKIPPIEFLVKIQEVTATERQDAVFEAVLSNPFSKILWFGKNQPLEMGDKYDIEVSEDKLIHRLVVKDCMVVDKGIYSAWAGIKSCNAWLLVEPDKDAKKGKPAERKTTRAGGSGANLAQIAQQQQEKLVKVREEITEIKAAKVKEAVEAAVTAAAEPPPVEAVPGFTDGRAGGEMLEQGITHSGTSKAVTVETGIKSGLGDIYALRDKQTEFIVNTLTVCDGTWFKDGEQLTAKSRGYRISQDGLCHKLTVLKCGDDDTAMYSFVAGEHSTKGKLTVGDVPVFDPDDLHKFSRPVIIRVGQNAAFKMPYPPQDGLVVRWFKDGVELKDGAGSKIVKESNHSRLLLRDCLRSDTSGITIQLQNPFGAVEAKSNLIVLDRPGPPDGPVELVETTSSLIEIAWKPPTDDGGSAVTNYIIERQQAGQGLWAVQGDVSADKTAYRDRNVVHGKRYNYRIFAQNPQGQSDALETTDSIMAGVLILSGPPGAPTVVSASKTCITLTWTPPENDRGVPIIGYQLEKRKKDTHSWVVLNPLNEPIEALSYAVKDVTEGAEYEFRVAAINESGAGDPSPPSAMVCAKNPNMRPRFKDPEDFIVVRAGNSVRVKVNYEGEPPPEITWLRDNEKISPWVNVVNTEGTSTLVIPSSKRSDSAIYTIIAKNSVGDAMFDVEVRVTDQPKSPGPVAIEQTVQGRVLLSWSPSPDEELDDRLYYVVAEHESGTRVWKNIADRLFSHTYTAVNIQPGREYHFRVFAKNDMGLSDPSDSPTWGVNGDRVPLAPNGCGSMEVNFERPPSILVPLKVHCPPKGYQLYMTCAVRGCPAPSVAWFLDNVCINSDDHYYITNAFGVCSLYILRVGSQDGGEYKIVAENPLGHAQCTTKLVVKE